The following coding sequences lie in one Rutidosis leptorrhynchoides isolate AG116_Rl617_1_P2 chromosome 4, CSIRO_AGI_Rlap_v1, whole genome shotgun sequence genomic window:
- the LOC139840032 gene encoding auxin response factor 2A-like, which translates to MTSSEVSSNNKNKITNNNSMRADRDTFSLSNFSDKNDDVSDSDRAVSGVGKGDADTALYKELWRACAGPLVTVPQENDLVFYFPQGHIEQVEASTHQVAEQQMPMYNLPSKILCRVMNVQLRAELETDEVFSQITLMPEPNQDENAVKKEPAQPAQTRFHVHSFCKTLTASDTSTHGGFSVLRRHADECLPPLDMSRQPPTQELIAKDLHGNEWRFRHIFRGQPRRHLLQSGWSVFVSSKRLVAGDAFIFLRGENGELRVGVRRAMRQQANVPSSVISSHSMHLGVLATAWHAIQTGTIFTVYYKPRTSPAEFIVPYDQYMESIKNNYSIGMRFKMKFEGEEAPEQRFTGTIVGVEESDPKSWPESKWRCLKVRWDETSIIPRPDRVSPWKIEPALAISPLAVHKQKKPRSSMLPSAPDSSPLTRECSSRANPADPLPASSLSRVLQGQELSASRINESDSCARPIHWPSSVIDDSKTDHVSVSQRYGTDKISSYARPAESSFTDLLSGFGSHNNQADGKFIIQSNPWSKMPSNLALNLMGSTMKGVFGDDFVNQRGNKQQHVSWLMPPPLPSYFHTPKSPLVQQNDVRKPEDGNCKIFGVPLGGNKVALDTTVNAPQELQLQQYPSFESNQRSEQSTGQKVISNLPVGQEREKHNQNSQLPTKVQGISSRSCTKVHKQGIALGRSLDLTKFNNYDELIAELDELFEFNGELISRNKTWLVVYTDDEGDMMLVGDDPWNEFCGMVRKIYIYTREEVQRMNLGTINSRGEDNSSVAEGVDARGNLPSSSSPEHA; encoded by the exons ATGACATCATCAGAAGTTTCaagcaataataaaaataaaattactaataataatagtatgagAGCAGATAGGGACACGTTTTCGCTATCTAATTTTAGCGACAAAAACGACGATGTTAGTGATTCGGATCGAGCGGTTTCCGGTGTCGGAAAAG GTGATGCAGATACTGCTCTGTATAAGGAACTATGGCGAGCTTGTGCTGGTCCTCTGGTTACGGTTCCTCAGGAAAATGATCTAGTGTTTTATTTTCCTCAAGGACACATAGAACAG GTTGAGGCTTCAACCCATCAAGTTGCAGAACAACAAATGCCAATGTATAACcttccatcaaagatcctttgccgTGTTATGAACGTGCAATTAAGG GCGGAATTAGAGACAGATGAGGTGTTTTCGCAAATAACTTTGATGCCGGAACCTAAT CAAGATGAGAATGCAGTGAAAAAGGAACCAGCACAACCCGCCCAAACTCGATTTCATGTGCATTCGTTTTGCAAGACGTTGACTGCTTCTGATACGAGTACTCATGGTGGGTTTTCTGTTCTGAGACGCCATGCTGATGAATGTCTTCCTCCACTG GACATGTCAAGGCAACCTCCAACACAAGAGCTCATAGCCAAGGATTTGCATGGAAACGAGTGGCGCTTCAGGCACATATTTCGGG GTCAACCAAGAAGGCATCTGCTTCAAAGTGGTTGGAGTGTCTTTGTTAGCTCTAAAAGGCTAGTGGCTGGTGATGCCTTTATATTTCTAAG AGGTGAAAACGGAGAGCTTCGTGTGGGGGTAAGACGTGCAATGAGACAGCAGGCAAACGTCCCATCTTCTGTCATATCTAGTCATAGCATGCATCTTGGAGTGCTTGCAACTGCTTGGCATGCCATTCAGACCGGAACGATATTTACCGTCTATTACAAGCCTAG GACTAGCCCTGCAGAGTTCATTGTTCCATATGATCAGTACATGGAGTCTATTAAGAACAACTACTCCATAGGGATGAGATTCAAAATGAAGTTTGAAGGTGAAGAAGCTCCAGAGCAAAG ATTTACTGGAACTATAGTTGGGGTTGAAGAGTCTGATCCGAAAAGCTGGCCCGAATCTAAGTGGAGATGCCTGAAG GTACGGTGGGATGAAACATCGATTATTCCTCGTCCCGATAGAGTTTCACCTTGGAAAATAGAACCCGCTCTCGCAATAAGTCCACTTGCTGTGCATAAACAGAAAAAGCCTCGTTCAAGCATGTTGCCTTCAGCGCCTGATTCTTCTCCTCTTACAAGAGAAT GTTCATCAAGAGCCAATCCAGCAGACCCTTTACCAGCAAGTTCACTTTCAAGGGTTTTGCAAGGACAAGAATTATCGGCTTCAAGAATTAACGAGTCAGATTCATGTGCTAGGCCCATTCACTGGCCATCATCAGTAATAGATGATTCAAAAACCGATCATGTTTCGGTGTCTCAACGTTACGGGACGGATAAAATTTCATCCTATGCAAGGCCTGCAGAATCTTCTTTTACAGATCTATTATCAGGTTTTGGGTCCCACAACAATCAAGCTGATGGAAAATTTATCATACAGTCAAACCCGTGGTCAAAAATGCCATCCAACCTAGCCCTTAACCTGATGGGCTCAACCATGAAAGGTGTTTTTGGCGATGATTTTGTTAACCAAAGGGGCAACAAGCAGCAACATGTAAGTTGGCTGATGCCGCCACCACTTCCTTCGTATTTTCATACGCCAAAATCTCCACTGGTTCAGCAAAATGATGTGAGGAAGCCCGAAGACGGAAATTGCAAAATATTTGGTGTACCCCTAGGGGGTAATAAGGTTGCGTTAGACACAACAGTTAATGCACCTCAAGAGTTGCAATTACAACAATACCCCTCATTCGAATCTAATCAGAGATCTGAACAATCCACAGGTCAAAAAGTAATTAGTAATCTACCAGTTGGTCAAGAACGAGAGAAGCATAATCAAAACTCCCAGCTACCAACGAAAGTCCAGGGAATTTCATCAAGGAGCTGCACAAAG GTTCATAAGCAAGGGATCGCCCTTGGTAGGTCTCTGGATCTTACCAAGTTCAACAACTATGATGAATTAATTGCTGAATTAGACGaattatttgaattcaatggagaGCTTATATCCAGAAACAAGACTTGGCTGGTTGTATACACAGATGATGAGGGTGACATGATGCTTGTTGGAGATGATCCGTGGAA TGAATTCTGTGGCATGGTGCGAAAGATATATATTTATACTAGAGAAGAGGTGCAGCGGATGAATCTTGGTACGATAAATTCACGGGGCGAAGACAATTCATCAGTCGCAGAAGGTGTTGATGCCAGGGGGAATCTTCCATCATCTTCCAGTCCTGAGCATGCGTAG
- the LOC139840033 gene encoding coiled-coil domain-containing protein SCD2-like, with translation MDRKRTESPVYTRQWSGDSSSTGSSSPMRSPAHPQSRLSQPTGGYSTIKRTQNVAAKAAAQRLAQVMASQTTTNDDDDDDDDDDDDEGFQFANPTSFGTKSNGSRTGGLSGVSFGKPNRSPSPALGRNFMEHTISNRSTSAGRPSVSVRTGPVVPPVPNRSTLRHHSTIPSQIEPPNRNRERRFTDIGHGGRDMGDQHEASALRDELDMLQEEHDIVTDELRRVEEKREEAEARARELEKQVASLGEGVSLEAKLLSRKEAAIRQREAALKAAQQTKDGRDVEVSNLRAELENLKDETIGAMEQLKEAESEAKALSTMTQRMVLTHEEMEEVVLKRCWLSRYWGLAVQHGICADIAGAKHEHWSSFAPLPFEVVISAGQKAKESSWHDGDDVSDRRKLVRDINDLTGEGNIESMLSVEMGLREMASLKVEDAVVLAMAQQRRPNLVRQSVADPKSPGDPKFVEGFELSLVEAEDVSFKEAWLTYFWRRAKVHGVEEDIAEDRLHFWISRSATSPTSHDAVDVERGLTELRKLGIEQQLWEASRREIDQSSSLAVDDLIVSAEEDAP, from the exons ATGGATCGGAAACGGACCGAGAGTCCGGTTTATACACGGCAATGGAGCGGCGATTCAAGCAGCACCGGCTCATCATCACCGATGAGATCTCCGGCTCATCCTCAATCAAGGTTAAGTCAACCGACTGGTGGTTATTCTACTATTAAACGAACTCAAAATGTTGCCGCGAAAGCTGCTGCTCAACGTTTAGCGCAAGTTATGGCCTCACAAACTACTactaatgatgatgacgatgatgacgatgacgatgacgatgacgaAGGGTTTCAATTTGCTAATCCGACGTCGTTTGGTACTAAAAGTAACGGTAGTAGGACTGGTGGTTTGTCTGGTGTTTCCTTTGGTAAACCTAACAGATCACCTTCACCTGCG TTAGGTCGGAACTTTATGGAGCACACTATTTCTAATCGTTCTACGTCAGCCGGGAGGCCGTCAGTATCCGTACGCACAGGACCAGTGGTGCCTCCAGTTCCAAACAGATCAACTTTGAGACACCATAGTACCATTCCGTCCCAAATAGAACCTCCAAATAGAAATAGAGAAAGAAG GTTTACGGATATTGGACACGGAGGCAGAGATATGGGAGATCAGCATGAGGCATCTGCACTTCGTGATGAA CTCGATATGTTACAAGAAGAGCATGACATCGTTACAGATGAG CTTCGTCGTGTTGAAGAAAAACGTGAAGAAGCAGAGGCTAGGGCAAGGGAGCTGGAGAAACAG GTGGCTTCTCTAGGAGAAGGAGTATCCTTGGAGGCCAAGTTGTTGAGCAG GAAAGAAGCTGCAATACGACAAAGAGAA GCTGCTCTTAAAGCTGCCCAACAGACAAAAGATGGAAGAGATGTGGAAGTTTCTAATCTTCGTGCAGAACTTGAG AACTTAAAAGATGAGACAATTGGTGCCATGGAGCAGCTCAAGGAAGCCGAATCTGAAGCAAAAGCTCTTTCCACCATGACACAGAGGATGGTTTTGACTCATGAAGAGATG GAGGAGGTAGTTCTAAAGAGGTGTTGGCTTTCTCGTTATTGGGGTTTAGCTGTACAACATG GTATATGTGCCGACATAGCGGGAGCAAAGCATGAGCATTGGTCATCGTTTGCACCTTTACCATTTGAAGTTGTAATTTCAGCTGGACAAAAGGCAAAGGAGTCGTCTTGGCATGATG GTGATGATGTTTCTGATAGAAGAAAACTTGTCCGTGATATCAATGACCTAACAGGGGAAGGGAATATTGAGAGTATGCTTTCAGTTGAGATGGGTTTGAGGGAAATGGCATCCTTGAAG GTAGAAGATGCTGTTGTACTTGCAATGGCTCAGCAACGTCGTCCAAATTTAGTCCGGCAATCTGTTGCTG ATCCAAAATCGCCAGGTGATCCCAAGTTTGTGGAGGGATTCG AGTTGAGTCTCGTAGAGGCTGAAGATGTTTCTTTTAAAGAG GCGTGGCTTACATATTTTTGGAGAAGAGCCAAAGTTCATGGTGTAGAGGAAGATATTGCTGAAGATAGACTTCACTTTTGGATAAGCCGGAGTGCAACGTCTCCTACTTCTCATGATGCTGTTGATG TTGAACGAGGGTTAACGGAGTTGAGGAAACTGGGGATAGAACAACAGCTTTGGGAAGCATCTCGCCGGGAAATAGACCAGTCATCTTCATTAGCAGTTGACGATCTCATAGTGTCTGCCGAAGAAGATGCTCCCTAG